A window of Metabacillus sp. B2-18 contains these coding sequences:
- a CDS encoding DUF2691 family protein → MERGISFEIPNKYGSLLGEILMPFETAKFIWRTGGEESYLLKGDELGELLFKDEINWLEGRHFKKLIEENNYYLIFTDLKAYPKNKQLDNIKTYEDYLKSECQLVLLIVDSAYVTIYCKDNESLKRLYENAKNKGFDHLQYITDKNDSRANLTVW, encoded by the coding sequence TTGGAACGTGGAATCAGCTTTGAAATCCCAAACAAATATGGAAGTTTACTTGGAGAGATTTTAATGCCTTTTGAAACGGCTAAATTCATCTGGAGAACTGGGGGCGAGGAGTCATATTTGCTAAAAGGTGATGAATTAGGGGAGCTACTTTTTAAAGATGAGATAAATTGGCTGGAAGGTAGGCACTTTAAAAAACTTATAGAAGAAAACAACTATTACCTAATTTTTACGGATTTAAAAGCTTACCCAAAAAATAAACAACTTGATAATATTAAAACCTATGAGGATTACTTGAAAAGTGAATGTCAACTTGTATTATTAATTGTTGATTCTGCTTATGTCACAATCTATTGTAAAGACAATGAAAGCCTAAAAAGATTGTATGAAAATGCAAAAAATAAAGGTTTTGATCATCTCCAATACATTACTGACAAGAATGATTCGAGAGCAAACTTAACAGTATGGTAA
- the wrbA gene encoding NAD(P)H:quinone oxidoreductase, whose translation MGILSKLFGSSTVKETNNMSNVKLAVIYYSSTGTNYELAQWAEQGAKENGAEVKVLKVPETAPQAAIDSNPAWKAHVEATKDVPEVKLEDLEWADAIIFSIPTRFGNMPAQMKQFLDTTGGLWFNGKLVNKVVSAMTSAQNPHGGQEATLLSLYTTMHHWGALVASPGYTDPVTFAAGGNPYGTSVTVGQDGKMIEDVQAAVKHQAKRTVTVAEWVKKGNQ comes from the coding sequence ATGGGTATTTTAAGTAAATTATTCGGAAGTTCTACAGTAAAGGAGACGAATAATATGTCAAATGTAAAATTAGCAGTTATTTATTACAGTTCAACAGGTACAAATTACGAGTTAGCTCAATGGGCAGAGCAAGGTGCAAAAGAAAATGGGGCTGAAGTAAAAGTATTAAAAGTTCCTGAAACAGCTCCACAAGCAGCAATTGATTCTAATCCAGCATGGAAAGCACATGTAGAAGCAACAAAAGACGTACCAGAGGTAAAATTAGAAGATTTAGAATGGGCTGATGCTATAATTTTCAGCATACCTACTCGCTTTGGAAATATGCCAGCGCAAATGAAGCAATTCTTAGATACAACTGGTGGCCTTTGGTTTAATGGAAAACTTGTTAATAAGGTTGTTAGTGCAATGACTTCAGCACAAAATCCACATGGTGGCCAAGAAGCAACACTTCTATCACTCTATACAACAATGCATCATTGGGGGGCTCTTGTTGCTTCTCCTGGTTATACTGATCCAGTTACATTCGCTGCTGGTGGCAACCCGTACGGAACTAGTGTAACAGTTGGTCAAGATGGAAAAATGATTGAAGACGTTCAAGCTGCAGTTAAACATCAAGCAAAGCGTACTGTTACAGTAGCTGAATGGGTGAAAAAAGGAAATCAATAA
- a CDS encoding helix-turn-helix transcriptional regulator — MLNNSVRELRARYRLTQTELAERIEVSRQTIGLIEKGDYAPSITLALKMAKIFQVPVEQIFYLEGE, encoded by the coding sequence ATGTTGAATAATTCTGTGCGCGAATTGCGGGCAAGATATCGATTAACTCAAACTGAATTAGCTGAAAGGATCGAAGTATCAAGGCAAACAATTGGGTTAATTGAAAAAGGAGACTATGCTCCATCTATTACTCTTGCATTAAAAATGGCAAAAATATTCCAAGTCCCTGTTGAACAAATATTTTATCTAGAAGGAGAATGA
- a CDS encoding NADP-dependent oxidoreductase: protein MKAMVIDRYGKVPMRLAELTIPEIGEYEVLAEIHAASINPIDFKIRDGKVKLLVKYKMPLTLGNDFSGVVAKVGSKVTRFKVGDEIYARPRKSKIGTFAEYIAIHEDDIALKPKNLSFEEAASIPLVGLTTYQALIDILQLQKGQKILIQAGAGGVGTFAIQLAKLMGATVATTASDAGENLVKSLGADKMINYKTEKFEVVLKNYDAVFDTLGGEILEKSFEVLKSGGKIVSVSGLPNARFGKEYGSGFFKTLLFSAASHKLSALEKKHNVQYTFLFMKPSGEQLRIIANFIESGNIKPIIDRVFPFEDAQKAMEYAESGRAKGKIILKIR from the coding sequence ATGAAAGCAATGGTTATAGATAGGTATGGGAAAGTTCCAATGCGTTTGGCAGAATTGACCATACCCGAAATTGGTGAATATGAGGTACTAGCAGAAATTCATGCAGCTAGTATTAATCCTATTGATTTTAAGATACGTGATGGGAAAGTGAAATTGTTAGTTAAATATAAAATGCCTCTTACCTTAGGGAATGACTTTTCTGGTGTCGTTGCAAAGGTTGGCTCAAAGGTAACTCGTTTTAAAGTTGGTGACGAAATATATGCACGTCCGCGTAAGAGTAAAATAGGTACTTTTGCTGAATATATCGCTATTCATGAAGATGATATTGCCTTAAAACCTAAAAATTTGAGCTTTGAAGAAGCGGCCTCGATTCCACTGGTTGGGCTAACCACCTATCAAGCCCTAATAGACATTTTGCAATTACAAAAGGGACAAAAGATTTTAATTCAAGCTGGGGCTGGTGGTGTTGGTACATTTGCTATTCAGCTGGCTAAATTAATGGGTGCCACTGTTGCAACAACTGCCAGTGATGCTGGTGAGAATTTAGTGAAATCTCTTGGTGCAGATAAAATGATAAATTACAAGACAGAAAAATTTGAAGTGGTACTAAAAAACTATGATGCCGTTTTTGATACACTTGGGGGTGAGATACTCGAAAAGTCATTCGAAGTGTTAAAAAGCGGAGGAAAAATTGTTTCCGTTTCGGGATTACCGAATGCTCGTTTTGGTAAAGAATATGGCTCAGGATTTTTTAAAACGTTGTTGTTTTCAGCAGCAAGTCATAAACTTAGTGCGCTTGAAAAGAAACATAATGTTCAATACACCTTTCTGTTTATGAAACCAAGTGGAGAGCAATTACGTATAATCGCAAACTTTATTGAGTCTGGAAACATCAAACCTATTATTGATAGAGTTTTTCCATTTGAAGATGCTCAAAAAGCGATGGAATATGCGGAGTCAGGAAGAGCAAAAGGAAAGATAATACTAAAAATCAGATAA
- a CDS encoding MFS transporter, which produces MNSHGSVSLSVGWITLFLMGTDLFVVSPLLPFISEVYNVSSSMTGWMVTVFALTYALAAPFFGWASDKNGRGIFITLGLLLFSFSNILTAFSPSFTWLIISRILAGLSVAAITPLIYAIIGDIAPSNRRGTWLSIVVSGHLTALWAGAPVGTLLEHFLSWRSVFVIMAIIGTILAVINFKTWKHISKSDFTRNQLEGNLLRILGSVSVTTIWAISMYALYVYLGAALYSENRFSSSEIALAVSFYGIGAVLGSLISGQFTDRFGVKKISKATLIFLTVILVCLGIFFSSGDWIYFFLFIWALVGYAGFTSYQARLAVEYPKQRGIVMAWNNTALYIGITIGSMIGGYVISNWGYPYLPYVCSITAIISFVLSTQKVQETKKEPAFSNRKMTSK; this is translated from the coding sequence ATGAACTCGCATGGGAGTGTAAGTTTAAGTGTTGGTTGGATAACCTTGTTTCTAATGGGTACTGATTTATTTGTAGTGTCTCCGTTACTACCGTTCATTTCGGAAGTGTATAATGTTAGTTCATCGATGACAGGATGGATGGTAACTGTTTTTGCTTTAACATATGCTCTTGCAGCACCTTTCTTTGGTTGGGCTTCAGATAAGAATGGAAGAGGGATTTTTATTACGCTGGGGTTATTGTTATTTTCCTTCTCTAATATCTTAACTGCTTTTTCACCTTCTTTTACCTGGTTAATTATTAGTCGTATTTTAGCTGGTTTGTCGGTTGCAGCGATTACCCCATTGATTTATGCCATTATCGGGGATATTGCACCATCAAATCGGAGGGGAACATGGCTATCAATTGTTGTTTCAGGACATTTAACAGCTCTTTGGGCAGGGGCACCAGTCGGTACGTTACTAGAGCATTTTCTTAGTTGGCGTTCAGTATTTGTTATCATGGCTATTATAGGGACTATATTGGCAGTAATAAATTTCAAAACGTGGAAACATATTTCTAAAAGTGATTTTACAAGGAATCAATTAGAAGGAAATCTACTAAGAATACTTGGTTCGGTAAGTGTTACCACCATTTGGGCGATTTCAATGTATGCACTATATGTTTACTTAGGTGCCGCTCTTTATTCCGAAAATAGATTCTCTTCATCAGAAATTGCATTAGCTGTTAGTTTTTATGGTATTGGAGCGGTATTAGGAAGTCTTATAAGTGGACAATTTACAGATAGGTTTGGAGTAAAGAAGATTTCGAAAGCTACGCTAATATTTTTGACTGTAATACTCGTTTGTTTAGGTATATTCTTTTCATCTGGCGATTGGATTTATTTCTTTCTGTTCATATGGGCTTTGGTCGGTTATGCAGGATTTACATCATACCAAGCAAGATTAGCAGTTGAATATCCAAAGCAACGAGGAATTGTTATGGCGTGGAATAATACGGCTCTGTATATTGGTATTACCATTGGTTCCATGATTGGTGGTTATGTTATATCTAATTGGGGATACCCTTATCTTCCGTATGTTTGCAGCATTACAGCAATCATTAGTTTTGTCCTTAGTACCCAAAAGGTCCAAGAAACAAAAAAAGAACCGGCATTTTCCAACAGAAAGATGACCTCAAAATGA
- a CDS encoding CBO0543 family protein: MHLIFNGLFFIAGIIWGDWRNWRKYHSTILFLWFGDLLYNFLCHDYKMWEYKENIFGVDLLPNHTVISLLIMFVAYPSSVLLYLGRFPMGKIKIVLWVLFWVFLFSIIEYINLRYLELITHHNGWIIGWSVLFNTIIFPMLWLHYRYPIIALLASIPIVFFFVIYFHVPIS; the protein is encoded by the coding sequence ATGCATTTAATTTTTAACGGTTTATTTTTTATTGCAGGAATAATATGGGGTGACTGGAGAAATTGGAGGAAATATCATTCCACGATATTGTTCTTATGGTTTGGTGATTTGCTTTATAATTTTCTTTGTCATGACTACAAAATGTGGGAATATAAGGAAAATATATTCGGGGTTGATTTGCTACCAAATCATACTGTTATTTCATTGTTAATCATGTTTGTTGCTTATCCATCAAGTGTCTTATTGTATCTTGGAAGATTCCCAATGGGGAAAATTAAAATTGTTTTATGGGTATTATTTTGGGTATTTTTATTTTCGATAATAGAATATATAAATTTGCGATATTTAGAATTAATTACACATCATAATGGTTGGATAATAGGATGGTCAGTCTTATTTAATACTATTATTTTTCCTATGCTATGGCTACATTATAGATACCCAATTATTGCATTACTAGCCTCAATTCCGATTGTTTTCTTTTTTGTTATTTATTTTCATGTTCCAATTTCCTAA
- a CDS encoding DUF3934 family protein has translation MSKAKGKGGTGRGTGKKGWNRWQASAKKAKSAKPYKSKGVKIRDGTKTTSNNNDDTTEK, from the coding sequence ATGAGTAAAGCTAAGGGTAAAGGCGGAACAGGCAGAGGAACAGGTAAGAAAGGTTGGAACCGTTGGCAAGCTAGTGCAAAAAAGGCAAAGAGTGCCAAACCCTACAAAAGTAAAGGTGTTAAAATTCGCGATGGTACAAAGACAACTAGCAATAATAATGATGATACCACCGAAAAATAG
- a CDS encoding YdcF family protein, which translates to MRIKKLRIFCLLVILLFFMLITYSTYSIWSFSQKDQLVQSDAAIVLGAAVWGDQPSPVLRERINHSIWLYKNGYVKKVIFTGGKGNEDDYTESEVARDYAMDNGVDEEDILIETKSKITEENLINAFEIATMNNLKTFTIVSDPLHMKRAIMIANDIGMVAYSSPTTTTMYKSFKSKTPFLIREIFFYIGYKCSSPFRNY; encoded by the coding sequence ATGAGAATAAAAAAGTTACGTATATTCTGTTTACTAGTAATATTATTGTTTTTCATGCTCATTACTTATTCAACATATAGTATATGGTCTTTTAGTCAAAAGGATCAATTGGTTCAGTCAGATGCAGCTATTGTACTTGGTGCAGCTGTGTGGGGAGATCAACCATCACCTGTATTAAGAGAGAGAATCAATCATTCTATATGGCTTTATAAGAATGGATACGTTAAAAAAGTTATATTTACTGGTGGTAAAGGAAATGAAGATGATTATACTGAATCAGAAGTTGCTAGGGATTATGCAATGGATAATGGTGTAGATGAAGAAGATATTTTGATAGAAACAAAGTCAAAAATCACAGAAGAAAACCTGATTAACGCATTTGAAATTGCAACAATGAACAACTTGAAAACATTTACTATTGTAAGCGACCCATTACATATGAAACGAGCAATCATGATAGCAAATGATATTGGGATGGTAGCATATTCTTCACCTACCACAACCACAATGTATAAGTCTTTTAAAAGTAAAACTCCATTTTTAATTAGAGAGATATTCTTTTATATTGGATACAAGTGTAGTTCACCTTTTAGAAATTATTGA
- a CDS encoding ArsR/SmtB family transcription factor, producing MLLMNKQDQLNLIKEDFTNCQKVLLAIGDETRQSILLVLMGTDCQTGLRVGEITEQTHLSRPAVSHHLKVLRDAGVILMRKEGTKNFYYINVSTELGLLRRLMLDIDQFMQNFY from the coding sequence ATATTACTGATGAATAAACAGGACCAACTTAATTTGATCAAGGAGGATTTCACTAATTGTCAAAAAGTATTATTGGCAATTGGTGATGAAACACGTCAATCGATCTTATTAGTTCTAATGGGGACGGATTGTCAAACAGGATTAAGAGTAGGTGAAATTACTGAACAAACACATCTTTCTCGACCTGCTGTGTCCCATCATCTTAAGGTTTTACGTGATGCAGGTGTTATTTTAATGCGTAAAGAAGGGACAAAAAACTTTTATTATATTAATGTCAGTACAGAATTAGGTTTATTAAGAAGGCTTATGCTGGATATTGATCAGTTCATGCAGAACTTTTATTAG
- a CDS encoding TIGR01777 family oxidoreductase — protein sequence MKKVVLAGGTGFIGEFFYEKFKELGYEVYIISRQIQHISWEDQKGIIEALEDSELLINLAGKSVNCRYNEANKNEIMNSRIRTTTILGESIQACNNPPKIWMNSSTATIYRHAEDRPMTEENGEIGSGFSVNVATTWEKTFFSFDLPKTRQIALRIAIVLGKNGGVIIPYRNLVKFGLGGNQGTGNQKFSWIHVEDLFQIVLFLKDKESLSGVFNCSSPQPVSNRKLMQELRKTMNVPFGIPSPKWMLEIGSFLIKTETELVLKSRWVLPERLEREGYTFTFGTLDKTLQDIL from the coding sequence ATGAAAAAAGTAGTTTTAGCAGGGGGTACAGGCTTCATCGGTGAATTTTTTTATGAAAAATTTAAGGAATTAGGATATGAGGTATATATCATATCAAGGCAAATACAACATATTTCTTGGGAAGATCAAAAAGGGATTATAGAGGCATTAGAGGATAGTGAACTTCTTATTAATCTTGCTGGAAAATCAGTCAATTGTAGATACAATGAAGCTAATAAGAATGAAATAATGAATTCAAGGATTAGGACCACTACTATTCTTGGAGAGTCTATACAGGCCTGTAATAATCCACCTAAGATTTGGATGAATTCCAGTACGGCAACCATTTATCGACATGCAGAAGATCGTCCGATGACAGAGGAAAATGGAGAGATTGGTTCTGGATTCTCCGTTAATGTTGCAACAACTTGGGAGAAAACATTCTTTTCCTTTGATCTACCTAAAACGAGACAAATCGCATTACGCATTGCTATTGTATTAGGTAAGAACGGCGGAGTCATTATACCTTATCGAAATTTAGTGAAATTTGGACTTGGAGGAAATCAGGGAACGGGAAACCAAAAGTTTAGTTGGATACATGTAGAGGATTTATTTCAAATCGTTCTTTTTTTGAAAGATAAAGAAAGTTTAAGTGGTGTTTTTAATTGCTCTTCCCCACAACCTGTAAGTAATCGTAAATTGATGCAAGAACTAAGAAAAACTATGAATGTACCATTCGGAATACCATCTCCCAAATGGATGTTGGAGATTGGCTCTTTTCTAATCAAAACCGAAACAGAATTGGTATTAAAAAGTCGCTGGGTTCTACCAGAACGGTTAGAACGTGAAGGTTACACGTTTACCTTTGGAACTCTTGATAAGACCTTGCAAGACATTTTATAA
- the norA gene encoding multidrug efflux MFS transporter NorA, with product MKNDKITLGLLLLNLFIAFMGIGLVIPVLPTLMNELGINGKIVGYLTAAFAIAQLIVSPFAGKAVDKFGRKIMIVLGLFIFGLSELLFGLGKEIEVLFISRILGGVSAAFIMPGVTAFIADITNLETRPKALGYMSAAISTGFIIGPGIGGFLAEFGTRIPFFFAGALGTIAAILTIMFISEPNRAMKINEQTQGGKNGFSRMIEPKYFFAFMLIFIASFGLAAFESFFSLFVDHKFQFTPSDIAIVITGGAIFGAISQVLLFDRLTRVWGEIKLIRYSLILSGLLVFLMTVVSSYFSILLVTFIVFVGFDLFRPAVTSYLSNIAGEEQGFVGGMNSMFTSLANISGPIIGGILFDVNINYPYYFATVILFLGIVMTLFWRKQGSNSSNEVKTSVANLSN from the coding sequence ATGAAGAATGATAAAATTACTTTAGGGTTATTATTATTGAATTTATTTATAGCCTTTATGGGAATCGGTCTTGTTATTCCCGTTTTACCTACACTGATGAATGAATTAGGGATAAATGGTAAGATAGTTGGCTATCTAACAGCTGCTTTCGCAATTGCACAATTGATTGTTTCGCCATTTGCAGGGAAAGCAGTAGATAAATTTGGAAGAAAAATTATGATTGTACTTGGCTTATTTATTTTCGGCTTATCAGAGTTATTATTTGGACTAGGAAAAGAAATAGAAGTGTTATTTATTTCCCGGATTTTAGGTGGAGTCAGCGCAGCATTTATTATGCCAGGTGTTACAGCTTTTATTGCTGATATCACAAACTTAGAAACTCGTCCTAAAGCACTGGGATATATGTCGGCTGCGATTAGTACAGGGTTCATTATTGGACCTGGTATCGGTGGATTTTTAGCGGAATTCGGTACACGTATTCCATTCTTCTTTGCAGGTGCTCTAGGTACAATCGCTGCAATACTAACTATTATGTTTATATCTGAGCCTAATCGTGCAATGAAAATAAACGAACAAACCCAAGGGGGAAAGAATGGGTTCAGTCGTATGATTGAGCCAAAATATTTCTTCGCTTTTATGTTAATTTTTATTGCCTCATTTGGTCTAGCTGCATTTGAATCATTCTTTAGTTTATTTGTGGATCATAAATTTCAATTTACACCATCTGATATAGCGATTGTTATTACCGGTGGGGCCATTTTTGGTGCTATTTCACAAGTCTTATTGTTCGATCGGCTTACACGAGTTTGGGGAGAAATTAAACTGATTCGTTATAGTTTAATATTGTCGGGATTACTAGTCTTTTTAATGACTGTTGTATCTTCGTATTTTTCTATTTTACTTGTTACATTTATTGTTTTTGTAGGATTCGATTTATTCAGACCAGCAGTTACTTCCTACCTTTCAAATATTGCAGGGGAAGAACAGGGTTTCGTTGGTGGAATGAACTCCATGTTTACGAGTCTGGCGAACATTAGTGGTCCAATTATTGGGGGGATATTATTTGATGTAAATATTAACTATCCATACTACTTTGCGACTGTGATTCTATTTCTAGGAATAGTAATGACATTGTTCTGGAGGAAGCAAGGTAGCAATTCTTCAAACGAAGTAAAAACTAGTGTGGCTAATCTATCAAACTAA
- a CDS encoding IS110 family transposase, producing the protein MNPVIGLDVSKGESQVQAFLDKGQPFRKSFSVKHTVDGFEGLLVFLKEVEKVAAGKQPSVILESTGHYQSPVIQFLEEHQYIYIIVNPLISYRARSASLRKVKTDAVDAYLLCELFYKEEIEPYKKRGIQLLNLRNLTRQQETISSISSQTKIQLLTVLDQVFPEYRGVFGDLYSKVSLQTLSLFPTSEHVLKTTESVLTEKIVSLCTRRSEKWAKEKAQKLIEAALRNPFQSNLYESLIFNLKMLITIVLQYQEHLSQLEAEIDALAKEMEEYKIIQSIPGIGGKIAATIISEIGEIDRFNHPKKLVAFAGVDPSVYSSGRFTATQNRITKRGSRRLRQALFMAVYCGIRDARKQKTSDTVIPRNRKLREFYDKKRNEGKPYRVAIIACVNKLLHLIYALLKNKTTFQELA; encoded by the coding sequence ATGAATCCAGTAATAGGTCTGGATGTTTCGAAAGGAGAAAGTCAGGTACAAGCATTCTTGGATAAGGGACAACCTTTTCGTAAAAGCTTTAGTGTAAAACATACAGTGGATGGTTTCGAGGGTCTATTAGTATTCTTAAAAGAGGTTGAAAAAGTAGCTGCTGGTAAACAACCTTCGGTTATCTTAGAATCGACAGGACATTATCAATCTCCAGTCATTCAATTTTTGGAGGAACATCAATATATTTATATTATTGTGAATCCCCTAATCTCTTATCGAGCAAGGAGTGCAAGTTTAAGAAAGGTTAAAACAGACGCTGTCGATGCCTATCTTTTATGTGAATTATTCTATAAAGAAGAAATTGAACCGTATAAGAAAAGAGGTATCCAACTCTTAAACCTTCGTAATCTTACAAGGCAACAAGAGACCATTTCAAGTATCTCTTCTCAAACCAAGATACAGCTTCTAACAGTACTAGATCAGGTATTTCCTGAGTATAGAGGGGTCTTTGGTGATTTATATTCGAAAGTATCTTTACAGACTCTTTCCTTGTTCCCTACTTCTGAACATGTACTAAAAACTACAGAATCTGTTTTAACCGAAAAGATTGTATCGTTATGTACAAGACGTTCTGAAAAGTGGGCAAAAGAAAAAGCACAAAAGCTTATTGAGGCAGCATTACGAAATCCATTTCAAAGCAACTTGTATGAAAGCCTTATTTTTAACTTAAAGATGTTAATTACCATTGTTCTTCAATACCAAGAGCACCTATCACAACTTGAAGCAGAAATAGATGCCCTCGCTAAAGAAATGGAAGAATATAAGATTATCCAGTCTATCCCTGGTATCGGAGGAAAGATTGCGGCAACAATCATATCCGAAATTGGAGAAATAGATCGGTTTAATCACCCTAAAAAATTAGTTGCCTTTGCAGGAGTTGATCCAAGCGTTTACTCTTCTGGACGATTTACGGCAACCCAAAATCGGATAACGAAAAGAGGATCCAGAAGGCTAAGGCAAGCATTATTTATGGCTGTATACTGTGGAATTCGAGATGCCCGAAAGCAAAAGACGAGTGACACTGTTATTCCTAGGAATAGAAAATTAAGAGAGTTTTACGATAAAAAACGCAATGAAGGTAAACCCTATAGAGTAGCAATTATCGCTTGTGTTAATAAGCTTTTACACTTGATTTACGCACTTTTAAAGAACAAAACTACTTTCCAAGAATTAGCTTAG
- a CDS encoding IS3 family transposase (programmed frameshift): MTKRERRTFTEEFKQQIVQLYNSGKPRKEIIQEYDLTPSSLDKWVSQNQTSGSFKEKDNLTPEQKELAELRKRNKQLEMENDILKQAALILGRKLNVIKNNQHKYSISAMCKVLQIPRSTYYYEAKERQAEDDITSDIIEIFHESFQNYGTRKIKKELAKRGKVVSRRRIGRIMKEQGLVSSYTLAQFKPHASGTNESEQKNELDRQFTQDEALSVVVSDLTYVRVNKKWQYICIFVDLFNREIIGYSIGRHKNALLVYRALASIKTDLRKIKLFHTDRGSEFKNKLIDEALATFNIQRSLSMKGCPYDNAVAEATFKIIKTEFVKGRHFDSLEELENELQQYIHWFNHKRIHGTLGYLSPIEFKLGHLKNVV; encoded by the exons ATGACTAAAAGAGAACGCCGAACATTTACTGAGGAATTTAAACAACAGATTGTGCAGCTTTACAACAGCGGCAAACCTAGAAAAGAGATTATTCAAGAATATGATCTTACTCCTTCGTCTTTAGATAAATGGGTGAGTCAGAATCAAACTTCTGGTTCTTTCAAGGAAAAAGACAATTTAACACCGGAACAAAAGGAACTAGCTGAGCTTAGAAAGCGAAATAAGCAATTAGAAATGGAGAATGACATTTTAAAGCAAGCCGCGCTGATACTAGGACGAAAGT TAAATGTGATTAAGAATAACCAGCACAAATACTCGATATCAGCAATGTGCAAGGTCCTACAAATACCTAGAAGTACTTATTATTATGAAGCAAAAGAACGTCAGGCTGAAGACGACATCACTTCAGATATTATTGAGATTTTTCATGAGAGTTTCCAAAATTACGGGACTCGTAAAATCAAAAAGGAACTAGCTAAGCGTGGAAAGGTTGTGTCTAGACGTCGAATCGGACGAATAATGAAAGAACAAGGCCTGGTGTCTTCATATACTCTAGCGCAATTCAAGCCACATGCCAGTGGGACAAACGAATCGGAACAGAAAAATGAGCTTGATCGTCAGTTTACACAAGACGAAGCATTATCAGTCGTAGTAAGTGATTTAACATATGTGAGAGTCAATAAAAAATGGCAATACATATGTATATTTGTTGATCTTTTTAACCGTGAAATTATTGGATATAGTATCGGTCGTCATAAAAATGCTTTATTAGTTTATCGTGCGTTAGCGTCAATCAAAACAGATTTACGTAAGATTAAGCTGTTTCATACAGATCGAGGAAGTGAGTTTAAGAATAAGCTCATTGACGAGGCATTAGCGACTTTTAATATCCAGCGATCGCTAAGCATGAAAGGATGCCCATATGATAATGCAGTAGCAGAAGCTACATTTAAAATCATTAAAACTGAGTTTGTCAAGGGACGTCATTTTGATAGTCTTGAAGAATTAGAGAACGAACTACAACAGTATATCCATTGGTTTAATCACAAGCGAATCCATGGAACATTAGGCTATCTTAGCCCAATTGAATTTAAACTTGGACACCTTAAAAATGTTGTCTAG
- a CDS encoding MerR family transcriptional regulator, whose product MNKKNTKYLTTGEFAKLCKVNKQTLFYYDQIGLLSPIFKNEKGYRFYSMNQIELFFVIDLLKELGMSLNDIQQYTQHKSPESFLTLMYQKREEIVKKRQEIEMKEKLIETKIALMEEASQLDFHQIKLEHLPEATLYLSRKIKNNTDEEFVEVISDFIDELNELQLDTGYPIGVITNREQVLQGEFSKYSYLYIEQPQPKEGYSYFQAVKGHFLVGYHIGDEQTIHKTYKRLFEEMERLELTLGDYVFEEYVYDTVVKNQKEHYVTKIMVQVITDHV is encoded by the coding sequence GTGAATAAAAAAAATACGAAATACTTAACTACTGGTGAATTTGCAAAGCTTTGCAAAGTTAATAAACAAACACTTTTTTACTACGATCAAATTGGTCTTCTCTCTCCCATATTTAAAAATGAAAAAGGTTATCGTTTTTATTCAATGAACCAAATTGAGTTATTCTTTGTTATCGATTTATTAAAAGAGCTTGGTATGTCGCTAAATGATATTCAACAATATACGCAGCATAAATCTCCTGAAAGTTTTTTAACTTTAATGTATCAAAAGAGAGAAGAGATTGTGAAAAAGCGGCAGGAAATTGAAATGAAGGAAAAACTAATTGAAACTAAAATCGCATTGATGGAAGAAGCCTCTCAACTTGACTTTCATCAAATTAAACTTGAACATTTGCCAGAAGCAACACTTTATTTAAGTAGAAAAATCAAAAATAATACCGATGAGGAATTTGTAGAGGTTATTTCTGATTTTATTGATGAATTAAATGAGCTACAGCTTGATACAGGATATCCTATAGGTGTTATAACAAATCGGGAGCAAGTTTTACAGGGAGAATTCTCAAAATATAGCTATCTATACATCGAGCAACCACAACCTAAAGAAGGATATTCATATTTCCAGGCTGTAAAGGGTCATTTTCTCGTTGGCTATCATATTGGAGATGAACAAACAATTCATAAAACCTATAAAAGGCTTTTTGAAGAAATGGAACGTTTAGAATTAACATTAGGAGATTATGTATTTGAAGAGTATGTTTATGATACAGTAGTAAAAAACCAAAAGGAACATTACGTCACCAAAATCATGGTTCAGGTAATTACCGATCATGTGTAA